The nucleotide sequence CCAACGCCAGCACGCTCAGCACGCTCATGCCGGAGCAGGGAGACGAAGACCAGCTGCCGGAGGACGGGTTGTTTGGGGACTACTCAGCGGGTGGCGTGCCTTCCACCCTCACTGAGGCGCTCATGGAGGAACTGGACCTTATTGATGGATTGACGCTGATGGCTGGACAGAGTATAGGGGTCAGTTCCGGGCCTGCGCCCCAGGCCCCTCCCAAACCCCTACACTCCTCTGCAGCCACCCGGCCACCCCAGGTCACCAGCTTTACATCCTTCTCATCACTACAGACCCCCAAGATCCCAGACTCTCCGACCGATGCGCTGTCTTCCATCACACGGCGTGCTGGATCCAACTCCAGCTTTGGCAATGCTCTCTTTAGCCCCCTGACCAGCGGCAGCTCTCAGGAGGCCCGCTTCAGGGCCCATGTGCCTTCCGCTCTGGAAGCGCTGCTCACTTCCGACTCGCCCCCACCCTGTGATATAACAATGACTCTGACAGACCCACTCATGCCCAGCCATGATGGGGCAGGGCCGCTAGGTCCGGGGGTGAAGAATGTCAAGCCAAACTCAGTGACCACCACAACCCTGCAGCCGCGACAGCCATCCCAGTCGCATTTGGGTACATCGGTACCAGGTCAGTCCCAGGATGCCACTCTGCTGACAGCAGTAAAGACCCAGTTTACTCCAAGCCCCAGTGGTCGAAGTGGGGAGATGCTTTTTGGAGACAAGGTATCTCCAGCGAGTGGGAGTGCAGGCTCTAATGAGATGGGACTACTTGGGGGCCTGAGTTGCTTTGCGTCCAGCCAGGACAGGCTGCCTGCTGATCTGGACTTGGACATATTCCCAGAAAACATGGACTGGGATGTGGACTCCTTCATCAACAGTGACTTCATGGATGGAGAAGGCTTCGACTTTAATTTCGACCTTATGGTGCCCACCGGCCAAGGTTACCCAGGCCCGACTACCACTCAGGCATCACCCCGCAGCTGGGTGCCCAGTTAAACTGGCATTACCTATGCAGCTGGATCCAGGTAACTCAGAATCAGTAAGATGATAATGTTGAAGCTAATAACATTATAACCAGTAAAACGGCACAACACATATGTTATGCATGCATCCCTTAACACTCAACTACAAAGATACTGTAAATTATACTCAGTATTGAGTGCATTGAGTGTCATTGatcccaccccacctcccctaAAAatcaactctttctctc is from Anguilla anguilla isolate fAngAng1 chromosome 9, fAngAng1.pri, whole genome shotgun sequence and encodes:
- the LOC118235519 gene encoding forkhead box protein O4-like; this encodes MEEDTVAHIDPDFEPQSRPRSCTWPLHRPDIPMVAHEGTDDEKSTSRAPPVEDKGELSQFLTEPEKGHASGATQRKGTSRRNAWGNQSYADLISQAIENSPEKRLTLAQIYDRIVNTVPYFKDKGDSNSSAGWKNSIRHNLSLHNKFLRVNNETAGQSSWWMLNPEGSKGTKPPRRRAVSMDNSSKLLKSRMRARQTKKQAGMAGPGEAGVSIPADGAVDSPGTSQQFSNWEVQGSNILSHSNMEDLDAWTSIRPRSSSNASTLSTLMPEQGDEDQLPEDGLFGDYSAGGVPSTLTEALMEELDLIDGLTLMAGQSIGVSSGPAPQAPPKPLHSSAATRPPQVTSFTSFSSLQTPKIPDSPTDALSSITRRAGSNSSFGNALFSPLTSGSSQEARFRAHVPSALEALLTSDSPPPCDITMTLTDPLMPSHDGAGPLGPGVKNVKPNSVTTTTLQPRQPSQSHLGTSVPGQSQDATLLTAVKTQFTPSPSGRSGEMLFGDKVSPASGSAGSNEMGLLGGLSCFASSQDRLPADLDLDIFPENMDWDVDSFINSDFMDGEGFDFNFDLMVPTGQGYPGPTTTQASPRSWVPS